One window from the genome of Xiphophorus hellerii strain 12219 chromosome 16, Xiphophorus_hellerii-4.1, whole genome shotgun sequence encodes:
- the znf281a gene encoding zinc finger protein 281, with the protein MNIIQDKLGNEFLRSNGSMDSNFGAGMIMFSHLPPVASFTRLSAHSVMQELPPQDLILKKERDSPDCSVGGHQGGAAAVGDYVHAMGIKQEKQSEHDYRLPLYPGGLGRSGEVLEVTVGNHQKLLVCDLNIGNLSNQLEKEATGRKGRRSNIDGHEGKPRKKRSEAKHSVMDADGGGVSPGTKPHICEHCSASFRSSYHLRRHVLIHTGERPFRCSQCNMSFIQKYLLQRHEKIHSGEKPFGCDQCNMRFIQKYHMERHKRTHSGEKPYRCETCQQYFSRTDRLLKHKRTCGEAIKKGLDPGMMDLGFVDMGQGSYGITQGNVGSTGRKKGKSKSSTVGGERKKKKGDPKESHVHGVVSGGYSIYEYCVESPTVSSSTEPGPSMQQGHQDQGPKMAFKKANRKSLTKAGLGQVKAEMLEQGDLGLMQCNEAKVESTSSNYDDAMQFVKKRRYLQATNNAMPSGASVAGGGGSDYDVSVHLSSQPSSLQGGIPGVMDSDGPLNLEKSGITDEVLHSLLDLYTQKPDIHFDIGDQHVQLSPASADGSDANAPSPSGDKSSMMHEYSRFLLQALERTSHSAGFPLGPGPLPSSGPFTTSHAGNPLYADKNIYSTSHMECGFVQPVALPLLPSSVPKSHFAMLSCSSPQHSFNLSSLEAPSHQQLTPSQELTEQMEKQHSTTPPSTYQISPSDLSNQKEHPAVKSDSAAVYPLVPSQDLASLDSSKPSYQIENFAQAFGSQFKSEVHGLSYSADSGGEVDHRIRTPVSDFSGYSLLSDVNEPVSTGSKTPTSQSYR; encoded by the exons ATGAACATCATTCAAGATAAACTAGGGAATGAATTCCTGCGCTCCAACGGCAGCATGGACTCCAACTTTGGAGCTGGCATGATAATGTTCAGCCACCTCCCTCCGGTGGCCAGCTTCACCCGGCTGTCGGCGCATTCCGTCATGCAGGAACTTCCGCCGCAGGACCTGATCCTGAAGAAAGAGCGGGACTCTCCTGACTGCAGCGTGGGCGGCCACCAAGGGGGCGCTGCTGCGGTTGGAGACTATGTTCACGCCATGGGCATCAAGCAGGAAAAGCAGTCGGAGCACGATTACCGCCTGCCGCTCTACCCCGGAGGTCTGGGGCGGAGCGGGGAGGTGCTGGAGGTGACCGTCGGTAACCaccagaagctgctggtgtGCGACCTCAACATTGGCAAC CTGTCAAATCAGTTGGAAAAAGAGGCCACCGGGAGGAAAGGTCGGAGGTCAAACATTGATGGACATGAGGGTAAACCTAGAAAGAAGAGAAGTGAGGCAAAG CATTCAGTAATGGATGCAGACGGTGGCGGTGTGTCTCCAGGAACAAAACCTCACATCTGTGAACACTGCAGTGCATCCTTCAGGAGCTCCTATCATCTGCGCAGACATGTCCTCATCCATACAG GTGAAAGACCCTTCAGATGCAGTCAGTGCAACATGAGTTTCATTCAGAAGTATCTTCTCCAGCGGCACGAGAAAATCCACAGTG GAGAGAAGCCATTTGGCTGTGACCAGTGCAACATGCGGTTCATTCAGAAATACCACATGGAGAGACACAAGAGAACGCACAGCGGAGAAAAGCCATACAGATGTGAGACCTGCCAGCAG TATTTTTCTAGAACAGATCGACTTCTTAAGCACAAGAGAACCTGTGGGGAAGCCATTAAAAAGGGATTGGATCCTGGGATGATGGATCTGGGTTTTGTGGACATGGGACAGGGCAGCTATGGAATTACTCAGGGAAATGTTGGGAGCACTGGGAGGAAGAAGGGAAAGTCAAAAAGTTCCACAGTGGGAGGCGAGCgtaagaagaagaaaggagaccCGAAGGAGTCGCACGTTCACGGAGTTGTATCTGGAGGTTACAGCATCTACGAATACTGTGTGGAGAGTCCCACTGTGTCTTCTTCTACTGAGCCAGGACCCAGCATGCAACAGGGTCACCAGGATCAAGGTCCCAAGATGGCCTTCAAGAAAGCTAACCGGAAGAGCCTGACGAAAGCAGGTCTGGGTCAAGTTAAAGCTGAAATGTTGGAGCAGGGCGACCTTGGCTTGATGCAGTGCAACGAGGCTAAGGTAGAATCCACCAGCAGCAACTACGACGACGCCATGCAGTTCGTTAAGAAGCGGCGATATCTTCAAGCGACAAACAATGCAATGCCCTCTGGCGCCTCAGTGGCAGGCGGAGGTGGTAGCGACTACGACGTCAGCGTTCATTTGTCCTCACAGCCGTCCTCTCTACAGGGCGGGATTCCAGGAGTAATGGACAGCGACGGTCCTCTGAATCTGGAGAAGTCGGGGATCACCGATGAGGTGCTGCATAGCCTCCTAGATCTCTACACCCAGAAACCCGACATTCATTTTGACATCGGCGACCAACACGTGCAGCTCAGCCCCGCCTCAGCGGACGGATCCGACGCCAATGCCCCCAGCCCGTCTGGAGACAAAAGCTCAATGATGCATGAATACTCCCGCTTCTTGCTGCAGGCTTTGGAGCGCACCAGCCACAGTGCCGGTTTCCCACTGGGCCCCGGACCTCTTCCTTCCTCAGGACCCTTCACCACTTCCCACGCAGGAAATCCCCTATATGCCGACAAGAACATCTACAGCACGTCCCATATGGAGTGCGGCTTCGTCCAGCCGGTGGCTTTGCCTTTGCTGCCCTCCTCAGTGCCAAAGTCTCACTTTGCGATGCTGAGCTGCTCGTCCCCGCAGCACAGCTTCAACCTGAGCAGCCTGGAGGCCCCCTCACACCAGCAGCTCACCCCTTCTCAGGAGCTCACCGAACAGATGGAGAAACAGCACTCCACCACCCCTCCCTCAACCTACCAGATCAGCCCATCCGACCTGAGTAACCAGAAGGAGCATCCGGCGGTCAAGAGCGACTCGGCGGCCGTCTACCCTCTGGTTCCCTCGCAGGATCTGGCCTCTCTGGACTCCTCAAAGCCTTCCTACCAGATAGAAAACTTCGCCCAGGCCTTTGGCTCCCAGTTTAAATCTGAAGTTCATGGTTTGTCTTACAGCGCTGACTCTGGTGGGGAGGTGGATCACAGGATACGGACGCCTGTGTCGGATTTCTCAGGGTATAGTTTGTTATCTGATGTCAATGAGCCAGTAAGTACAGGTTCCAAAACACCAACAAGCCAAAGCTACAGATGA